In the Agrococcus beijingensis genome, GCGATCGCCTCGCCGAGCTTCTGCGAGAAGGCCTCGTAGTGCTCGTCGAGCACGATGAAGCGCTTCGACGCGTTGCACGACTGACCCGAGTTCTCCATCCGGGTCTCGAGCGCGTTCTGCACCACGGCATCCATGTCGTCTGCCGACAGCACGATGAAGGGGTCGCTGCCGCCGAGCTCGAGCACGACCTTCTTGAGGTGACGCCCGGCGACCTCGGCGACGGCGGCGCCGGCGCGCTCCGAGCCGGTGAGCGAGACGCCCAGCACACGGCGGTCGGGGATGACGATCTCGGCGATCTGCTCGTTGGTGGCGAAGATGTTCTCGTAGGCGCCGGCCGGCAGGCCCGCCTCGGCGAGGATCTCGGCGATGACGGTCGCCGACCGCGGGCACTGCGGCGCATGCTTCAGCAGCACCGTGTTGCCGAGCATGAGGTTCGGGAAGGCGAAGCGCGCGACCTGGTAGTACGGGAAGTTCCAGGGCATGATGCCCAGGATCACGCCCGAGGCCGACTTGCGGATGCGCGCGTCGACGCCGCAGCGGTTGGCGAGCACCTCGTCGGCGAGGAACTCCTCGGCGTTGTCGGCGAAGTACTGGATGATCTCGGCCGAGAACTCGGCCTCGGCGACGCCCTGCGCGAGGGGCTTGCCCATCTCGGTGCGGATGATCTCGGCGAGCTCGCGCGAGCGGGCGGTGAACGCTTCGGCGGCCTTGGTGAGGATCGTCGCGCGCTCGGCCAGCGGCGTCGTGCGCCACGGCTCGTAGGCGGCGTGCGCGCGCTCGATCGCGGCGCGGATCTCGTCGTCGGTCGCCGTCGGGAACTCCTCGACGACCCGGCCGGTGTAGGGATCGGTGACCCGGTACTCGCTCACGCACTGCCTCCTCGCAGATCTGACGAAGCCCAGCGTAGTGCGGGCGAGCGAGAGGGCTCTCACAGCGTGCGACTCGCTACCGATGGTGGAGATGGGGGGAATCGAACCCCCGTCCAACGCTCATATCGTGCGGATTCTCCGGGTGCAGCTCAGGGGTGGCGTTCTG is a window encoding:
- a CDS encoding aldehyde dehydrogenase family protein, whose protein sequence is MSEYRVTDPYTGRVVEEFPTATDDEIRAAIERAHAAYEPWRTTPLAERATILTKAAEAFTARSRELAEIIRTEMGKPLAQGVAEAEFSAEIIQYFADNAEEFLADEVLANRCGVDARIRKSASGVILGIMPWNFPYYQVARFAFPNLMLGNTVLLKHAPQCPRSATVIAEILAEAGLPAGAYENIFATNEQIAEIVIPDRRVLGVSLTGSERAGAAVAEVAGRHLKKVVLELGGSDPFIVLSADDMDAVVQNALETRMENSGQSCNASKRFIVLDEHYEAFSQKLGEAIAALEVGEADDEDALVGPLSSQAAADRLREQTAAAVAEGAQVLAGAVGEPGDTRVRPALLGGVTAEMQAYREELFGPVGTVYRAKDVDDAVRIANDTPFGLGARLFCSDPELALAVADRLDSGMVAINGAGAEDYDMPFGGTKRSGFGRELGPHGMEEFMNKKLVVLG